One window from the genome of Tachypleus tridentatus isolate NWPU-2018 chromosome 11, ASM421037v1, whole genome shotgun sequence encodes:
- the LOC143232417 gene encoding uncharacterized protein LOC143232417, with translation MAQEPVNRFSDDDHNDDEGSDGEPDLAAKHKITHRALGDLLHILCKKNPSLPKDPRTLLKTSTSITVKPIAGGLYHHFGISKGINQMLYPESIPGVNLLLQINIDGLPLFKSSKLQFWPILGMLDHKGLKQPFLIGLFAGNSKPQNLDEYMKDFVEEMKYLERVGLNFGDRHFQIQISAIICDAPARAMIKCCKPYNGYFDCDKCTQEGTWYNKVTFQETDATLRTDASFRDMLDENHHTDIPSPLLELDIGMVTQVPLDYMHLVCLGVMQCLLLYWIKGSLTCRLPSRSVLEISGRLLALAPYSPREFAHKPRALSEIDRWKATEFRQFLLYTGSFVLKDILSDTFYKNFVLLSVGMNILTSPRLCTHYVDYVRELLVFFVREYTQIYGHQEVVYNVHGLVHLADEVNRFGPLDNISAFPFENFLGKVKKMVRKPQHPIQQVARRISESQSLFRGSACDQNYPLLKMEHSNGPVPELFEVYNQYGQLFLPRFCITLDQENNCVLLNGEICIVQNLLAKHGQSEDIFLVVKQFAEVNDFFKHPLRSSDLGIHHVSNLKPELVVVSISRLNGKCALA, from the coding sequence ATGGCTCAAGAGCCAGTGAATAGGTTTTCTGATGATGATCACAATGATGATGAAGGTTCTGATGGAGAACCTGACTTggctgcaaaacacaaaattacacacagGGCACTTGGAGACCTTCTCCACATTCTTTGCAAAAAAAATCCAAGTTTGCCAAAAGATCCTAGAACTTTGCTTAAAACAAGCACTAGCATTACAGTTAAGCCTATTGCAGGAGGGTTGTATCACCATTTTGGAATATCTAAAGGAATTAACCAAATGCTGTATCCTGAATCTATTCCAGGTGTAAATTTGTTGCTCCAAATTAATATTGATGGGCTGCCATTATTTAAAAGTTCTAAACTGCAGTTTTGGCCTATTTTAGGAATGCTGGACCATAAGGGCTTGAAACAACCATTTTTAATAGGCTTATTTGCTGGTAATTCCAAACCCCAAAATTTGGATGAATATATGAAAGATTTTGtggaagaaatgaaatatttagaaaGAGTTGGATTGAATTTTGGTGACAGACATTTCCAAATACAGATATCAGCAATAATTTGTGATGCTCCAGCAAGGGCAATGATCAAATGTTGTAAACCCTACAATGGATATTTTGACTGTGACAAATGTACACAGGAAGGGACATGGTACAACAAGGTCACTTTCCAAGAGACTGACGCAACTTTAAGGACTGATGCAAGCTTTAGAGACATGCTGGATGAAAATCATCATACAGACATTCCATCTCCCTTGTTGGAGTTGGATATTGGTATGGTAACTCAGGTGCCTCTAGATTATATGCACTTGGTTTGTTTAGGTGTGATGCAATGTCTTCTTTTGTATTGGATAAAAGGGTCACTGACTTGCAGGTTGCCAAGTAGATCAGTGTTGGAGATATCTGGTAGGTTGTTAGCTTTGGCACCTTATTCTCCAAGAGAATTTGCGCACAAACCCCGTGCATTAAGTGAGATAGACCGATGGAAAGCTACAGAGTTTAGGCAATTCTTGTTGTACACTGGTTCTTTTGTATTGAAGGATATATTGTCTGATACATTCTACAAGAATTTTGTTCTTCTCTCTGTAGGTATGAACATTTTGACCAGTCCACGTTTGTGTACTCATTATGTGGATTATGTTAGAGAACTTTTGGTATTTTTTGTGAGAGAGTATACACAAATTTATGGCCACCAAGAAGTTGTCTACAATGTCCATGGACTTGTCCATCTTGCCGATGAAGTGAATAGGTTTGGACCCCTAGATAATATATCAGCTTTtccatttgaaaattttcttggcaaagtgaaaaaaatggtTAGAAAACCACAGCATCCTATCCAACAAGTAGCTCGCCGAATTTCAGAGTCACAGAGCTTATTTAGAGGATCTGCATGTGACCAAAATTATCCTCTTTTGAAGATGGAGCACAGCAATGGTCCTGTTCCAGAATTATTTGAAGTTTACAACCAGTATggccaactctttttaccaagatTTTGTATCACTTTGGATCAGGAAAACAATTGTGTGCTACTTAATGGGGAAATATGTATTGTGCAGAATTTGCTTGCCAAACATGGCCAATCTGAGGATATTTTCCTAGTTGTTAAACAGTTTGCAGAGGTAAATGACTTTTTCAAACACCCTCTGAGGTCTTCAGACTTAGGAATTCATCATGTTTCCAACCTGAAACCTGAATTAGTTGTGGTTTCAATTTCCAGATTAAATGGAAAATGTGCTCTGGCCTAG
- the LOC143231592 gene encoding uncharacterized protein LOC143231592, whose translation MEVEEETENVVEKADENEEDKQETTKMEEKQDTTEVVTKSEKTDLKQKQVTTNGGKESERENNFRSVSRKIMADSKEEEKETQQSKKTTDKYKQCRPGIELLAKDLLLSESYSDSEVGMDEKKTERKGHGQQHRSKRVSRST comes from the coding sequence ATGGAGGTAGAAGAAGAGACAGAAAATGTAGTAGAGAAAGCAGATGAAAACGAAGAAGACAAACAAGAaacaaccaaaatggaagagAAACAAGATACAACTGAAGTGGTAACGAAATCGGAAAAAACGGACCTGAAACAGAAACAAGTAACTACGAATGGGGGAAAAGAAAGTGAAAGAGAAAACAACTTCAGAAGTGTATCCAGGAAAATAATGGCTGAttctaaagaagaagaaaaagaaacacaacaGTCGAAAAAGACAACAGACAAATACAAGCAATGTAGACCGGGTATAGAGCTTCTTGCCAAAGACCTTCTACTGTCCGAGTCATATTCGGACAGCGAAGTAGGtatggatgaaaaaaaaacagaacgtAAAGGTCACGGTCAGCAACATCGATCGAAAAGAGTATCAAGAAGTACATGA